One region of Vigna angularis cultivar LongXiaoDou No.4 chromosome 10, ASM1680809v1, whole genome shotgun sequence genomic DNA includes:
- the LOC108335820 gene encoding serine/threonine-protein kinase/endoribonuclease IRE1a encodes MIASVLSSPFSLFLLIFLFFSLSTSQSQLLLPSSPPSVKPATALVAALDGTVYLLDSDSGRVFWSFSTGSPIYYSYHAPINNPNHNFTAFVECGDDWELIVHDAHLGKKRLSKSIEEYVASTPIKTKDGASVFGHKRTTMYVVNAKTGGLYRTYSEHDHASNAVSSYDDRLHVASTKDNVLVDPVQLNPPEYLLEITRTDYTLQSVVPGSGIVLWTMKVAEFKAALVCSHTENPSGRISLDAEDGYVLDGGLDFAMPYACWDMKLNEVYRQRKKFLIEPADPERLSEVYEEVDMLPFHSSELMLPSQPATDKFVLGREGMPMLSLPMPNPLSSLQHKIGFYEGNDNVPMLPRSLMETTTEEVDPGRVIKWSKTIPLVLFTIFLGSFIIYHSLVFTNKDQNRETNSKSPPPKKKKARKSIKNNIISVTQNKQSLLAQEEGTFKLNETNSSTQVQLDGRRIGKLFVSNKEIAKGSNGTVVLEGTYEGRTVAVKRLVQSHHDVAHKEIQNLIASDRHPNIVRWYGVECDHDFVYLALERCTCNLDDLIHSHSDISENPAVRTSQMKTEENDMHYLWKTNGFPSPLLLKLMRDIVSGLVHLHELGIIHRDLKPQNVLILKERLLVAKLSDMGISKRLLEDMSSLGESVTGCGSSGWQAPEQLVQGRQTRAVDLFSLGCVLFFCMTAGRHPFGERLERDVNIVKNQKDLFLVEFIPEAEDLISCLLNPNPDLRPMAIEVLQHPLFWSSEMRLSFLRDVSDRVELEDRESASDLLKSLESIASLALGAKWDEKLDPDFITNIGRYRRYKFDSVRDLLRVMRNKLNHYRELPQEIQELIGPVPEGFNDYFASRFPRLLIEVYKVIYRNCKNDECFQRYFRYIN; translated from the exons ATGATTGCTTCCGTTCTAAGCTCTCCGTTTTCCCtatttcttctcatttttctcttcttcagcCTTTCCACCTCACAATCCCAACTTTTGCTGCCTTCTTCTCCGCCCTCAGTTAAACCGGCCACCGCACTCGTCGCCGCCCTGGATGGTACCGTGTATTTGTTGGATAGTGATTCTGGAAGGGTTTTTTGGTCTTTTTCAACTGGATCTCCAATCTACTATTCCTATCATGCTCCCATCAATAATCCTAACCACAACTTCACCGCCTTCGTTGAATGTGGAGATGATTGGGAATTAATCGTCCACGACGCTCACTTGGGTAAAAAG AGACTATCGAAATCGATTGAAGAGTATGTTGCTTCTACCCCTATCAAGACAAAGGATGGAGCATCTGTATTTGGTCACAAGAGAACCACTATGTATGTAGTTAATGCTAAAACTGGAGGGCTATACCGAACCTACTCTGAACATGATCATGCTTCTAATGCGGTGTCGAGTTATGATGACCGGCTGCATGTTGCAAGTACGAAGGATAATGTTCTTGTTGATCCTGTACAGTTGAATCCACCTGAGTACTTGCTTGAGATAACTAGGACGGATTATACTTTGCAATCCGTTGTTCCTGGTTCTGGAATAGTTTTGTGGACTATGAAAGTGGCTGAATTTAAGGCTGCATTGGTTTGTTCACATACTGAAAATCCTTCTGGAAGGATTTCATTAGATGCAGAGGATGGGTATGTTTTGGACGGTGGCTTAGATTTTGCCATGCCCTATGCATGTTGGGACATGAAACTGAATGAAGTATACCGCCAACGCAAGAAATTTTTGATAGAACCTGCTGACCCTGAGAGATTATCTGAGGTTTATGAAGAGGTTGATATGCTTCCGTTTCATAGTTCAGAGCTCATGCTTCCATCACAACCAGCTACTGATAAATTTGTTCTAGGTCGGGAGGGAATGCCGATGCTATCTTTGCCTATGCCAAATCCTTTGTCTTCTTTGCAACACAAAATTGGCTTCTATGAGGGCAATGATAATGTTCCTATGCTCCCTCGCTCTCTTATGGAGACCACTACAGAAGAAGTTGATCCAGGCAGGGTGATTAAATGGTCAAAAACAATACCTCTTGTATTATTTACCATCTTTCTTggttcttttattatatatcattCTCTTGTCTTTACCAATAAAGACCAGAACAGGGAGACAAATTCAAAAAGTCCACCTcctaagaagaagaaagctCGCAAGTCAATAAAGAACAACATTATTTCTGTCACACAGAATAAGCAATCGTTGTTGGCCCAGGAGGAGGGCACATTCAAACTTAACGAAACAAACTCCAGTACACAGGTGCAACTTGATGGACGCAGGATTGGTAAACTATTTGTATCTAATAAAGAAATTGCCAAGGGAAGCAATGGTACTGTTGTCCTTGAGGGGACATACGAAGGTCGGACAGTTGCTGTCAAACGTCTTGTTCAAAGTCATCATGATGTGGCCCATAAAGAAATCCAAAATCTCATTGCATCTGACAGGCATCCAAACATTGTCCGATGGTATGGGGTGGAATGCGATCATGATTTTGTTTACCTTGCTCTGGAACGCTGTACTTGCAACTTGGACGATTTGATTCATTCGCACTCTGATATATCAGAAAATCCAGCAGTTAGAACTTCTCAAATGAAGACAGAGGAGAATGATATGCACTATCTTTGGAAAACAAACGGTTTTCCATCACCTCTGTTACTGAAACTGATGAG GGATATAGTTTCTGGGCTTGTTCATTTGCATGAACTAGGGATAATCCATCGGGATTTGAAACCTCAAAATGTTTTGATATTAAAAGAAAGATTATTGGTTGCAAAGCTTTCTGACATGGGAATTAGCAAACGTCTTCTCGAAGATATGTCTTCTCTAGGTGAAAGTGTTACAG GCTGTGGCAGTTCAGGCTGGCAAGCACCAGAGCAACTTGTTCAAGGGCGTCAAACACGAGCTGTGGATTTATTTAGTTTAGGTTGTGTTCTCTTTTTCTGCATGACTGCGGGAAGGCATCCATTTGGAGAGCGGCTTGAGCGTGATGTCAATATTGTTAAAAATCAAAAAGATCTTTTCTTAGTGGAGTTTATTCCTGAAGCTGAGGATCTTATTTCTTGTTTGTTAAACCCTAATCCTGATCTTAG GCCAATGGCGATTGAAGTATTGCAACATCCTCTCTTTTGGAGCTCTGAGATGAGACTTTCATTTTTGCGTGATGTAAGTGATAGGGTGGAACTTGAAGATAGAGAATCCGCATCTGATCTTTTGAAGTCGTTAGAAAGCATTGCTTCACTGGCTTTAGGTGCAAAATGGGATGAGAAGTTAGATCCTGATTTCATCACTAACATTGGTCGATACCGGAGATATAAATTTGACAGCGTGCGGGACTTGTTGAGGGTCATGAGAAATAAGCTAAATCATTACAGGGAACTGCCTCAAGAAATCCAG GAACTGATTGGACCTGTCCCGGAAGGATTCAATGACTACTTTGCAAGTCGATTCCCAAGGCTCTTGATTGAAGTGTACAAAGTTATATACAGAAATTGCAAGAACGACGAATGCTTTCAAAGATATTTTAGATACATTAACTAG